The following are from one region of the Stigmatopora argus isolate UIUO_Sarg chromosome 9, RoL_Sarg_1.0, whole genome shotgun sequence genome:
- the LOC144082251 gene encoding uncharacterized protein C3orf85-like isoform X1: protein MKLVIFLALLTGVNMFLRRGHVALLQLPSVILNLGVLAAPFVREEQAKRFIRQKRQSGYWDPHNSQNQWGYTIQEQANEYWTALRTDAQFYMDMGNLMFDRPVADENNRLYMEMLRNARAHLDSHTGGHK from the exons ATGAAGCTTGTCATTTTTCTTGCTCTCTTGACAG GCGTGAATATGTTTTTACGTCGAGGCCATGTTGCGCTGTTACAGCTACCGTCTGTCATCTTGAATTTAGGGGTGCTGGCGGCCCCATTCGTAAGAGAAGAACAAGCAAAGCGCTTCATCCGGCAGAAAAGACAGTCAGGATACTGGGACCCCCATAATTCCCAGAACCAGTGGGGTTACACCATCCAGGAGCAG GCTAACGAGTACTGGACCGCCCTTCGAACCGACGCCCAGTTCTACATGGATATGGGTAACCTGATGTTTGACCGCCCTGTGGCCGA TGAAAACAACAGGCTGTACATGGAGATGTTGCGCAATGCTAGAGCTCACTTGGACAGCCACACAGGaggacacaaataa
- the LOC144082251 gene encoding uncharacterized protein C3orf85-like isoform X2 — MKLVIFLALLTGVLAAPFVREEQAKRFIRQKRQSGYWDPHNSQNQWGYTIQEQANEYWTALRTDAQFYMDMGNLMFDRPVADENNRLYMEMLRNARAHLDSHTGGHK, encoded by the exons ATGAAGCTTGTCATTTTTCTTGCTCTCTTGACAG GGGTGCTGGCGGCCCCATTCGTAAGAGAAGAACAAGCAAAGCGCTTCATCCGGCAGAAAAGACAGTCAGGATACTGGGACCCCCATAATTCCCAGAACCAGTGGGGTTACACCATCCAGGAGCAG GCTAACGAGTACTGGACCGCCCTTCGAACCGACGCCCAGTTCTACATGGATATGGGTAACCTGATGTTTGACCGCCCTGTGGCCGA TGAAAACAACAGGCTGTACATGGAGATGTTGCGCAATGCTAGAGCTCACTTGGACAGCCACACAGGaggacacaaataa
- the LOC144082250 gene encoding neuronal acetylcholine receptor subunit non-alpha-2-like, with the protein MKSLLIFILSAASCPRALATISEPNEFVSLAEMEDALLKNLFQGYQRWVRPIQHANDTIRVRFGLKISQLVDVDEKNQLMTTNVWLWQEWMDFKLRWDPEKYGGITSIRVPSENIWLPDIVLYENADGRFEGSLMTKAIVKYNGVITWTPPASYKSACTMDVTFFPFDRQNCTMKFASWTYDGHMVDLVLIDHHVDRKDFFDNGEWEILNATGAKGSRKDGLYSYPFLTYSFILKRLPLFYTLFLIIPCLGLSFLTVLVFYLPSDEGEKLSLSTSVLVSLTVFLLVIEEIIPSSSKVIPLIGEYLLFIMIFVTLSIIVTVFVINVHHRSSATYHPMSPWVRNLFLQKLPRLLCMRGHIDRYHYPELAPESPESRPRSGGRRGGQKAAGGGQGASDGKEDEAWATMLEKAIYSVRYISRHIRKEHFIREVVQDWKFVAQVLDRIFLWAFLTVAILGTVLIFTPAIYMFLQIPQPIPSEGPTANSQL; encoded by the exons ATGAAGTCGCTGCTCATCTTCATCCTCTCGGCTGCATCCTGCCCGCGTGCCCTCGCCACCATCAGCG AACCAAATGAGTTCGTGTCCTTGGCGGAGATGGAGGACGCCTTGCTGAAGAATCTCTTCCAAGGCTACCAGCGTTGGGTGCGACCCATCCAGCACGCCAACGACACCATCCGAGTCCGCTTTGGACTCAAGATCTCCCAGCTGGTGGAtgtg gATGAGAAGAACCAGCTAATGACAACTAATGTTTGGCTTTGGCAG GAGTGGATGGATTTCAAACTGCGTTGGGATCCAGAAAAATATGGAGGCATCACCTCCATACGAGTCCCATCAGAAAACATTTGGCTTCCCGACATCGTGCTCTATGAGAA cGCCGACGGGCGTTTCGAAGGCTCCCTGATGACCAAAGCCATCGTCAAGTACAACGGGGTCATCACCTGGACCCCGCCGGCCAGCTACAAGTCGGCCTGCACCATGGACGTCACCTTTTTCCCCTTCGACCGTCAAAACTGCACCATGAAGTTCGCCTCCTGGACCTATGACGGCCACATGGTGGACCTGGTTCTGATCGACCACCATGTGGACCGCAAGGACTTCTTCGATAACGGCGAGTGGGAGATCCTCAACGCCACGGGGGCCAAGGGCAGCAGGAAGGACGGCCTGTATTCCTACCCCTTCCTCACCTACTCCTTCATCCTGAAGAGGCTGCCGCTCTTCTACACGCTCTTCCTCATCATCCCTTGCCTGGGCCTGTCCTTCTTGACCGTGCTGGTCTTCTACCTCCCCTCGGACGAAGGAGAGAAGCTGTCGCTCTCCACTTCGGTCCTGGTGTCGCTCACCGTCTTCCTCCTGGTCATCGAGGAGATCATCCCGTCGTCCTCCAAGGTCATCCCGCTCATCGGCGAGTACTTGCTCTTCATCATGATCTTCGTCACGCTCTCCATCATCGTCACCGTCTTCGTCATCAACGTGCACCACCGCTCTTCGGCCACCTACCACCCCATGTCGCCGTGGGTGCGCAACCTCTTTCTCCAAAAGCTGCCCAGGTTGCTCTGCATGCGAGGTCACATCGACCGCTACCACTACCCGGAGCTGGCTCCGGAGAGTCCCGAGTCCAGGCCGCGCTCGGGGGGTCGCAGGGGAGGCCAGAAGGCCGCCGGCGGGGGGCAGGGCGCGTCCGACGGGAAAGAGGACGAGGCCTGGGCCACCATGCTGGAGAAAGCCATCTACTCGGTGCGCTACATCAGCAGGCACATCCGAAAGGAACATTTCATTCGAGAG GTGGTCCAAGACTGGAAGTTTGTGGCCCAGGTGCTAGACAGGATCTTCCTGTGGGCATTCCTGACTGTCGCCATACTTGGCACCGTCCTGATCTTCACGCCAGCCATCTATATGTTCCTCCAAATCCCTCAACCCATTCCAAGTGAGGGTCCTACTGCAAACTCACAGCTTTAG